DNA from Microbacterium sp. W4I20:
AGAGCGTCTGCCATGTGCTCTCGGTTCACGATGATGTCAATATCCAGAACGGGTTTGGCAGCGAGGCCGGGCACAGCTGTGGAGCCGACATGTTCGATCGAAACGATTGGAACGGCTTCGAGCGCGCGGTGCAAATCTTGTGCCACGCTGGAGAAACGCGTGGGCCATTCCTCGGAATACGGAACGACTTTTACAGACACCTCAACATGTTCCCATACGTCAACGGAGCTGAGGAGCTATCGCACGGAGCACTGCCCCACCCAGAACCGCCGGCTTACTGGTGATTGTGGCGAGCGTTTGCGGCGGCCACTCCCAGGCGTAGACCTGGGGTCGAACTCGAGATCCCCTCGGATCACCGCGACTTGATCTTGCAGAACGCCTGCGCGGCCTTGTACGCCGGATCATCCTCGACGATGGGGGCGGTGTTAATAACCTTCGCCGGCTCATCCAGACCGCTGTCGACTTGGGCATCCAGTAGGCCCAGCACAGTCCTGAGCCATCTGCCGGACGGCCGTGCTTGGAGAGGAACTGTATGCCGAGCGGCAGCGTGCCGTCGTCGAGCTGGACGTGCTCTCGAATCTCGCTGGCGATCGCCGTGGTGAGGACACGGTCGTCACCGGTAAGGTCGGCGAGGGTGAGCGGCTTGTCGGAATCGCCGTTCTTCGTCGGCCAGGGACCCGTGAAGAGGTCGTGGATCGCGGCGATGGTCTCCGTGGCCGAGGCGTCGATCCACCAGCCCTCGGGGTACTCGAGCGTGTAGAGCGCGCGACCGTCACGGAACGTACGGGGGAGCCACATGGCCTTCATATTGCCGGCCTCGTCCCACTCGGCGACAATCTCGTCCCAGTAGGCGTCGAGGCTCATACCCATCGCGTCCGCGGCCGGCTGCAGCGCGCGTCGCTCAGTGTCGATGTCGGTGCGGTACGAGGCGAGGAGCTCCATGAACGCCGTCACGCGGTCCGCGCTGCTGTAGATGGTCCGACCGAGGGTGTCGTAGCGGCCCCAGTTGCTGGGGTCGTCGGTGGTTTCGCGGGGCTTGGGCGCCAGAGCGCCGTACGACTCGCGGGGCGATCCGGAACGAGGACACCGGACCCGCAACGAGTGCGAGTCCGGTGTTCTGGCAGATGCGCCGGGTGCCCGGCTCAGCCACTGAAGCTGTCATCGATCAGGGCCTGGGCGGCGTTCCCCACGTCCTTGAGGCGGTCCTCGCGGATCGCCATGATCGGGGTGTCGTAGCCGAGCCAAGGGTTCGCGCCGATGAACCAGACGCGAGCGACGTGCTCGCCCTCGACTTCGGCGACCTTTTGCCACTGCTCGTACGCGAACACCAGGCGCTTGACCACCTCGGGGCCCGGCTGCGGCCCGGACTCCTTGGCCCACTTGTAGGAGGCCTTCGTATCCTTCGAGCCCGCGAGCGTGGAGACGAGCGTGCCGCCGAGCGCTGCGTTCAGGCGACGGGTGATCTCGCGCACATCGAGCTTGACCGCCTTCTTGTGCGCACCGTGCTTCGTGGCCGTTGCGATCGTGTCACCGGTCATCAGCGGGCCTCCTGTTCCTTGACTCGTAGTCACACTCTACTCCGGCGACACTGGGAATGCCATAAACATGCCACTATAAAACCCCTAGTCCGACACCGCGACTTCGATGCCACCGCGACGGGTTCAGGCGACAGGTTCGAGCAGTATGGGGTCGGTCGGGTCGACCGTGCGAGTCGCCGACCTTGCGGTCGACGATGTGCTCGCGGATCGTAGAGGCGATGTCGCTTGAGGTGTGCTCGAGCGCTGCCAGGTCTCAGCCTTGCGGTCACCGGTGAGCTTCTCAGGGGCCAACCACGCAACCCAGGTATCGGGCGCGCGGAACGCGGGCACCCAGTCGTGCACCTCTCCGCTGGCATCACGCGCCTCGCGGGTGATGACGACGACCAGCGCGAAAAGCGCTACGAGCAGCAGCGATTTCGGCATGACCCGGCGGAATCCGAAGGCAGTGAGCGGTCGACGGATGAGGACAGCGGGGTATGCATCACGCACAGGAAGCGTGTCTGGGTGTGTTCGATTTGATCTTCGGATCAGGTTGCGCAAGCGTTGGGGGGTGGAGACGGGGGGCGCGATCGACGTACCGAACGGGTTGATTCTCGCCCCCTTGGCAGTGGGCGGCCTGGTCCTAGTGTGGCGGCGACTCACACTCGGGCAAAGGCGGACCCCGATCCGAACACTCAGTGGACTTGCCGGAGTGATCTACGGGCTCGCCCTGGTGTATTACACCTTCCTGCCCCTCCAGCTCGGTCCGGATCCGTACACCAACCCGTGGTGGATCTGGCTGCAGGGCGTGCCGCTCCAGGACCTCTTCGATGATCCCCTCGGCCTGATCCTCAACGTGGCACTGTTCGTGCCGCTGGGCTTTCTCGCGCCGCTTCTCATCCGCGTCTGGAAGTGGTGGGAAGTCGCGCTCACCGGGCTCTCAGTGAGTGCAGCCATCGAGATCCTGCAGTTCCTCGGAGACATCACGATCAGCCCGGGCCGAGTCGCCGACATCGATGACCTGATCGCCAACCTCGCTGGGACGATACTTGGTCTGCTGCTACTGCGCCTCGTTCTGATCGTTCCCCTGTTCCGCCGGCTCACGGAGGCCGCCGCCTGGCCCCCGCCTGCGGCCGGCGCGGATCAACCGATTAGGAGCCTCCGCAAACGATCATCTGAAGGTCACTGCAGCGGCGGTGTCGGGTAGTCCGTGGCGTCCGCCAGGTCGGTTCATTGCGCGTTGACGGCGGAAGGTGGATCTGCAGCTGGCCATCCTTTCGCCGCTGAAGCGAGGTCAACCCAGTACAACGAAGAATCCGAGCACGGCGCTCGCTGCTGACAGCGCCGCGAACACGACGTTGGGGATGATGGACTCGCCGTGACGGATGTGCAAGATGGCTGCTCCCCCCATGGTGAGGAAGAGGCCCACGGCCGCCAGCGGAGTCAGGATCGGTGCGATCCCCAGCAACAGGGGGAAGATCAGCCCGATGACGGCCAACAATTCGACAACACCCACGGCCTTCATTGTTCCCTCGCTCAGGTGCGCGACACCCTTCTGGCCGAGAGCGACGACCTTCTCGCGGCGGAAAATCACCTTCGGGACGCTCGCCCAAGCGAAGTTGAGAACGAGCAGGATATTGGCGATCCAGAGTGCGATGAGCATAGTTCCTCCGATGGTTACTCTTAGTGCGTGACCTCATCATGAGTCACCGCGGAGAACCCTACAAAAGGCACACCCGTGTGCCTGGCTGAAAAGGTGCATCATGCGCAACTCAGAAGCTGACGCCGTCATCGGTGATCAGAAACGGGAAGCCTCCTGCTACGAAGCGCACCAGAAAGACGCTCCCGCTATCCGGGATGTCCTAGCTCGGATCGGTGACAAGTGGTCGCTTCTGATCATCGTGACGCTGAAAGAGGGCAAGCTGCGCTTTTCGGAGCTGCACGAACGCATCCCCGGGGTTTCACAACGGATGTTGACTCGCACCCTTCGCCATCTCGAGCGCGATGGCCTCGTCGACCGTCGCGTTCATGCGCAGGTCCCACCACGAGTCGATTACACCCTCACGGAACGAGGCCGAACCCTCATTGACCCCGCGCTCGCTCTCGCCACGTGGTCGATCGCCCACTTCGAGGGCATCCAAGCCGCCCGAACTGCTTACGACTCACCAACCGTCGGAGGGGACTGAGGAGAGGAGAGTCCAGCCGTGGGTGGCAATAGCGGCGGGGTCGCATAGGCGCGTCGTCGACGGCAGCGGGGGATGCCCCTTAGCCGTGGTGTGTCGAGGGCGAGCCGGCAGTAGCTGGCCGCTCTGAGAGCCAGCGAGGGACTTAAGCCTCTATCTCGAGATTTGTCGGGGCAGATAGGTTGACGGGTAGATCGCATGAAGCCGCGATTCATGGGCCGGTGAAGTCCCCAGCAACACTGGCTGGTGGTCCCGAGGGTTCCCAGACCTGCCGGGACCACCCCCTTCTTCCTCACGAAAGTCGTCCTCAATGCCGGAAGACACGGCCGCCACGACCCACGCCGCCATACTGCGCAGTACTGCAGCGGGCTATCGGAGCAAGGCCGCCGCCGGTGCCGTTGTCGCCGACATCGGAATGTTCCTCACCGCCGCCTCTCTCCTCGAGGGACGCGCGAAGCGAATCGCTGCCGGCGAGAACGACTTCTCCACGGTTTCACTCGCAGGAGTGGAGAACGAGCTGGGTTGACTCGGGAATTCGTGCTCAACGTTGCATGCGAGCCCTGCGGGCCGTGGTGCGTCTTGAGAGAACGGCTCCGCCGATGATCGCCGCGATCAGCGAGCCGCACCCCGATCCCGAGCCGTAGGCGAGCACTCGAGACGGACTTATCCAAGGACCGTGAACACTGTCCTCTCCCGTCGAAGTCGCGAGGGCGCCTGGAGCGTCACTACTGAGCCACGGCCCCTCGGATATTC
Protein-coding regions in this window:
- a CDS encoding VanZ family protein, yielding MIYGLALVYYTFLPLQLGPDPYTNPWWIWLQGVPLQDLFDDPLGLILNVALFVPLGFLAPLLIRVWKWWEVALTGLSVSAAIEILQFLGDITISPGRVADIDDLIANLAGTILGLLLLRLVLIVPLFRRLTEAAAWPPPAAGADQPIRSLRKRSSEGHCSGGVG
- a CDS encoding helix-turn-helix domain-containing protein gives rise to the protein MRNSEADAVIGDQKREASCYEAHQKDAPAIRDVLARIGDKWSLLIIVTLKEGKLRFSELHERIPGVSQRMLTRTLRHLERDGLVDRRVHAQVPPRVDYTLTERGRTLIDPALALATWSIAHFEGIQAARTAYDSPTVGGD
- a CDS encoding DoxX family protein, with amino-acid sequence MLIALWIANILLVLNFAWASVPKVIFRREKVVALGQKGVAHLSEGTMKAVGVVELLAVIGLIFPLLLGIAPILTPLAAVGLFLTMGGAAILHIRHGESIIPNVVFAALSAASAVLGFFVVLG